In the genome of Lycorma delicatula isolate Av1 chromosome 8, ASM4794821v1, whole genome shotgun sequence, one region contains:
- the LOC142329539 gene encoding SCAN domain-containing protein 3-like — translation MKVLAANCMLTSKLKRHLEANHHCMVGNPHDFFARKLKKLKQEKNTFFKTASIPNNTLLASYKVACRIAKCKPHTITEELLLAAVDLVNIMDGESAGKLLLKVPLSNNTFSWRIQHMAKDINDQLTDKIKGVEFGLQLGEAAENNKDLSFYMLCMIYRR, via the coding sequence ATGAAAGTTTTGGCAGCGAATTGTATGCTTACAAGTAAATTGAAGCGCCATTTAGAAGCTAATCACCACTGCATGGTTGGCAACCCTCATGATTTTTTTGCcaggaagttaaaaaaactgaaacaagaaaaaaatacattttttaagactGCATCAATACCAAACAACACTTTGCTAGCATCTTACAAGGTGGCTTGCAGAATTGCAAAATGCAAGCCTCATACCATCACAGAAGAACTACTACTGGCTGCTGTAGATCTGGTGAACATCATGGATGGTGAGTCTGCTGGAAAGCTGCTTTTAAAAGTGCCTTTGTCCAATAACACATTTAGCTGGAGAATACAACATATGGCAAAGGATATCAACGACcaattaactgataaaattaaaggaGTGGAATTTGGATTGCAGCTAGGTGAGGCTGCAGAAAATAATAAGGATCTCtcattttatatgttatgtatgATTTATAGaaggtaa
- the elgi gene encoding E3 ubiquitin-protein ligase NRDP1 elgi: MGFDVTRFKGEVDEELVCPICSGVLEDPLQAPSCEHAFCRACIQEWISRQPTCPVDRQTITSAQLRPVPRILRNLLSRLCITCDNASYGCNANIKLDSLAAHLAECEHNPKRPIPCDQGCGLIIPMDELKDHNCVREMRSLIHSQQQKMTDYQQELADQRFQINELKRELRLVKDFMRAMKISNPAMRSLANEMERDEVVRWSNSLTRARVTRWGGMISTPDDILQAMIKRSLSESGCPSHIVNDLMENCHERSWPPGLSSLETRQNNRRQYENYICKRIPGKQAVVVLPCDNPHINEDMMIEPGLVMIFAHGIE; encoded by the exons ATGGGCTTTGATGTAACGAGATTTAAAGGAGAAGTTGATGAGGAGTTGGTTTGTCCAATATGTTCTGGAGTCCTAGAAGATCCATTGCag GCTCCTTCATGTGAACATGCGTTCTGTAGAGCTTGTATTCAGGAATGGATTTCACGCCAACCTACTTGCCCAGTAGATAGACAAACAATTACATCGGCACAGTTAAGGCCTGTGCCACGAATATTACGGAATCTTTTATCtag gCTTTGCATTACATGTGATAACGCATCTTATGGTTGTAATGCAAATATAAAACTTGATTCATTGGCAGCACATTTGGCAGAGTGTGAACACAATCCAAAAAGACCAATACCTTGTGATCAAGGTTGCGGGTTAATTATACCTATGGATGAATTGAAG gACCATAATTGTGTTAGAGAGATGAGGTCTTTAATTCATTCACAGCAGCAGAAAATGACCGATTACCAGCAGGAACTTGCTGACCAACGTTTTCAAATTAATGAACTTAAACGAGAATTGCGTTTAGTTAAG GATTTTATGCGAGCCATGAAAATATCAAATCCAGCAATGCGTTCTCTAGCCAATGAAATGGAAAGAGATGAAGTAGTGCGATGGTCAAATTCTTTAACTCGTGCCAGAGTCACTCGCTGGGGTGGTATGATTTCAACACCTGATGATATAttacag gcgATGATAAAACGATCATTAAGTGAATCCGGATGTCCGTCTCATATTGTTAATGACTTAATGGAGAATTGTCATGAAAGAAGCTGGCCCCCTGGACTTAGTTCGCTTGAAACACGACAAAATAATAGGAGGcagtatgaaaattatatatgtaaacgTATACCTGGAAAACAAGCAGTTGTAGTGTTGCCTTGTGATAATCCTCATATTAATGAAGATATGATGATCGAGCCAGGGCTTGTTATGATCTTTGCTCATGGTATAGAGTAA